A region of Vitis riparia cultivar Riparia Gloire de Montpellier isolate 1030 chromosome 1, EGFV_Vit.rip_1.0, whole genome shotgun sequence DNA encodes the following proteins:
- the LOC117925366 gene encoding pentatricopeptide repeat-containing protein At3g57430, chloroplastic: MSSCNCHQLLSPLPLALPSSHSPPSLQTQPPPSIQKPTASPLTSKTPPKPTSPSRSTASWVDALRSRTRSNDFREAISTYIEMTVSGARPDNFAFPAVLKAVSGLQDLKTGEQIHAAAVKFGYGLSSVTVANTLVNMYGKCGGIGDVCKVFDRITDRDQVSWNSFIAALCRFEKWEQALEAFRAMQMENMELSSFTLVSVALACSNLGVMHGLRLGKQLHGYSLRVGDQKTFTNNALMAMYAKLGRVDDSKALFESFVDRDMVSWNTMISSFSQSDRFSEALAFFRLMVLEGVELDGVTIASVLPACSHLERLDVGKEIHAYVLRNNDLIENSFVGSALVDMYCNCRQVESGRRVFDHILGRRIELWNAMISGYARNGLDEKALILFIEMIKVAGLLPNTTTMASVMPACVHCEAFSNKESIHGYAVKLGFKEDRYVQNALMDMYSRMGKMDISETIFDSMEVRDRVSWNTMITGYVLSGRYSNALVLLHEMQRMENTKDVKKDDNDDEKGGPYKPNAITLMTVLPGCAALAAIAKGKEIHAYAIRNMLASDITVGSALVDMYAKCGCLNLSRRVFDEMPNKNVITWNVLIMACGMHGKGEEALELFKNMVAEAGRGGEAKPNEVTFITVFAACSHSGLISEGLNLFYRMKHDHGVEPTSDHYACVVDLLGRAGQLEEAYELVNTMPAEFDKVGAWSSLLGACRIHQNVELGEVAAKNLLHLEPNVASHYVLLSNIYSSAGLWNKAMEVRKNMRQMGVKKEPGCSWIEFRDEVHKFMAGDVSHPQSEQLHGFLETLSEKMRKEGYVPDTSCVLHNVDEDEKENLLCGHSEKLAIAFGILNTPPGTTIRVAKNLRVCNDCHVATKFISKIMEREIIVRDVRRFHHFKEGTCSCGDYW, from the coding sequence ATGTCCTCCTGTAACTGTCACCAGCTCCTCTCTCCTCTACCTTTGGCTCTTCCTTCTTCACACTCTCCTCCTTCCCTCCAAACTCAACCGCCACCTTCAATTCAGAAACCCACCGCTTCTCCACTCACCTCCAAAACCCCTCCAAAACCCACATCCCCATCGCGCTCCACCGCCTCATGGGTCGACGCCCTTCGCTCCAGAACGCGATCAAATGATTTCCGTGAAGCCATTTCCACTTACATCGAAATGACGGTGTCGGGTGCTCGACCCGACAACTTCGCTTTCCCGGCGGTTTTGAAGGCGGTGTCGGGCCTCCAGGACTTGAAAACCGGGGAACAGATTCATGCGGCTGCTGTGAAATTTGGGTATGGATTGTCTTCGGTGACTGTGGCGAATACACTTGTTAATATGTATGGGAAGTGCGGTGGGATTGGGGATGTGTGCAAGGTGTTTGACAGAATTACTGACAGAGATCAAGTGTCATGGAACTCTTTTATTGCCGCATTGTGTCGATTTGAGAAGTGGGAGCAGGCGTTGGAGGCGTTTCGGGCGATGCAAATGGAGAATATGGAGCTCAGCTCGTTTACTCTGGTGAGTGTGGCGCTTGCGTGTTCAAATTTGGGTGTAATGCATGGTTTGCGACTTGGAAAACAGCTTCATGGGTATAGTTTGAGGGTGGGTGATCAGAAAACGTTTACAAATAATGCATTGATGGCAATGTATGCGAAATTGGGAAGAGTTGATGACTCAAAAGCTTTGTTTGAATCATTCGTGGACCGTGATATGGTCTCGTGGAACACCATGATAAGCTCATTCTCGCAAAGTGATCGATTTTCTGAGGCGTTGGCCTTCTTCCGCCTCATGGTTCTTGAAGGGGTTGAGCTTGATGGGGTTACAATTGCGAGTGTTCTTCCTGCCTGTTCCCATTTGGAGAGGTTGGATGTTGGAAAGGAAATTCATGCGTATGTCTTGAGAAACAATGATTTGATTGAAAATTCTTTTGTGGGTAGCGCACTAGTCGACATGTACTGCAATTGCCGTCAGGTTGAGAGTGGCCGGAGGGTTTTTGACCATATCTTAGGACGGCGAATTGAGCTTTGGAATGCCATGATTTCAGGTTATGCTCGAAATGGGCTTGATGAGAAGGCCTTGATTCTCTTCATTGAGATGATAAAGGTAGCTGGGCTTCTCCCGAACACCACCACAATGGCAAGTGTTATGCCAGCTTGTGTACACTGTGAAGCATTCTCTAACAAAGAAAGCATCCATGGGTATGCGGTAAAGTTGGGTTTCAAGGAGGACCGGTATGTCCAGAATGCACTCATGGACATGTACTCAAGGATGGGGAAGATGGACATTTCAGAGACTATATTTGACAGCATGGAGGTTAGGGATAGAGTGTCTTGGAACACCATGATCACAGGTTACGTTCTTTCTGGCCGCTATAGCAATGCACTTGTTCTGCTACATGAGATGCAGAGAATGGAAAACACAAAGGACGTGAAGAAGGATGATAACGACGATGAGAAAGGAGGTCCTTATAAACCAAATGCAATCACGCTAATGACAGTCCTTCCTGGTTGTGCAGCCCTGGCAGCAATAGCAAAGGGGAAAGAAATTCATGCCTATGCCATTAGAAACATGCTGGCATCAGACATCACTGTGGGAAGCGCATTAGTTGATATGTATGCAAAATGCGGCTGCTTGAACCTATCTAGAAGGGTGTTCGATGAAATGCCCAACAAAAATGTCATCACATGGaatgtcctcatcatggcttgtGGAATGCATGGAAAAGGGGAGGAAGCTTTGGAACTATTCAAAAACATGGTGGCAGAAGCAGGCAGGGGTGGGGAAGCAAAACCTAATGAAGTAACATTTATTACGGTCTTCGCAGCATGTAGTCACTCTGGGCTGATAAGTGAAGGCCTAAACTTGTTCTATAGAATGAAACATGATCATGGAGTAGAACCCACATCAGATCACTACGCTTGTGTTGTAGACTTGCTTGGTCGAGCAGGTCAACTGGAGGAAGCTTATGAGCTTGTTAATACCATGCCTGCTGAGTTTGACAAAGTTGGTGCTTGGAGTAGCTTGCTTGGTGCCTGTCGAATTCACCAGAATGTGGAACTAGGGGAAGTTGCAGCCAAAAATCTGCTTCATCTAGAACCCAATGTGGCTAGCCATTATGTTCTACTCTCTAATATCTACTCATCTGCTGGGCTCTGGAACAAGGCCATGGAAGTTCGGAAGAACATGAGGCAAATGGGAGTGAAAAAAGAACCTGGGTGCAGTTGGATTGAGTTTAGAGATGAAGTACATAAGTTCATGGCCGGGGATGTATCTCATCCACAAAGTGAGCAACTCCATGGGTTCCTGGAGACATTGTCAGAGAAGATGAGAAAGGAGGGGTACGTGCCTGACACTTCTTGTGTTCTTCACAATGTTGATGAAGATGAGAAGGAAAATCTACTATGTGGGCATAGTGAGAAACTGGCAATAGCATTTGGTATCCTGAACACCCCTCCCGGCACTACCATTCGAGTAGCTAAGAACCTTAGAGTTTGTAATGACTGCCATGTTGCTACAAAGTTTATCTCAAAAATCATGGAGAGGGAGATCATTGTAAGGGATGTTAGGAGGTTCCATCATTTCAAGGAGGGAACTTGTTCCTGTGGGGATTATTGGTGA